From one Lolium rigidum isolate FL_2022 chromosome 4, APGP_CSIRO_Lrig_0.1, whole genome shotgun sequence genomic stretch:
- the LOC124707054 gene encoding common plant regulatory factor 1-like, with the protein MAHDEAVATQRSGKIGSPPKDQPAPYPYPDWSAMQAYYGPGVLPPTYFAPPMAPGHPHTPYMWGPQPMMAPPFGTPYAAMYPHGGAYPHPLMPMMANPLSVEPAKSATSKDKSSNKKLKEIDGTAVSTRSGDSKRTSSSGDYSGEGSSDVNDLKVSRTPRRRSLDGGLDTEATAAARNTDVLTPNPIMGNGAILSNQCFPVPVIKPSITNVANSRAIGTPVSQLPGVMVPTHTGISAEISNKDEREVKREKRKQSNRESARRSRLRKQAETEELAVQVESLTAENTSLRSEIGKLTKSSEKLRMENSALAVKLKDTAAPTDAEMPPDKPPAAAASSSPRIVENFLSMIDDTSKSGVSNHMEQSEPKLRQLLGSSAPTDVVAAS; encoded by the exons ATGGCGCATGATGAAGCCGTGGCTACCCAGAGGAGTGGAAAAATAGGTTCACCTCCCAAG GATCAACCAGCTCCCTATCCGTATCCTGATTGGTCAGCCATGCAG GCATACTATGGCCCTGGTGTCCTGCCACCAACATATTTTGCCCCACCAATGGCTCCTGGTCATCCACATACGCCGTATATGTGGGGTCCTCAG CCTATGATGGCACCCCCTTTTGGAACGCCATATGCCGCTATGTACCCACATGGTGGAGCTTACCCGCATCCGCTTATGCCCATG ATGGCAAATCCATTGAGCGTGGAGCCAGCCAAATCTGCAACCAGTAAAGATAAAAGTTCCAATAAGAAACTTAAGGAAATTGATGGGACTGCAGTATCTACTCGCAGTGGTGACAGTAAAAGAACATCATCCAG TGGGGATTATAGCGGGGAAGGCTCCAGTGATGTAAATGATCTGAAG GTGAGCAGGACTCCTAGGAGACGGAGCTTGGATGGTGGACTTG ACACAGAAGCAACCGCCGCTGCGAGGAATACAGATGTTTTGACTCCTAACCCTATAATGGGAAATGGAGCAATTCTGTCAAACCAATGTTTTCCAGTTCCGGTCATTAAACCCAGtatcactaatgttgctaattcaAGAGCAATAGGCACACCAGTATCTCAATTGCCAGGTGTTATGGTTCCAACTCATACGGGAATATCAGCTGAAATATCAAATAAG GATGAGAGGGAAGTAAAGCGTGAAAAGAGGAAGCAATCAAATAGGGAATCTGCTAGACGTTCGAGGCTGAGAAAGCAG GCTGAGACAGAGGAGTTGGCTGTACAAGTAGAATCACTTACGGCCGAGAACACATCTCTAAGATCTGAAATCGGCAAGCTAACGAAAAGCTCCGAGAAGCTCAGAATGGAGAATTCTGCTCTAGCG GTGAAACTTAAGGACACTGCAGCACCGACCGATGCAGAGATGCCTCCGGACAAACCACCAGCAGCAGCTGCATCCTCCTCTCCTCGCATTGTGGAGAATTTCCTGTCGATGATTGACGACACAAGCAAGTCAGGCGTAAGCAACCATATGGAACAAAGCGAGCCCAAGCTTCGCCAGCTCTTAGGCTCCAGCGCGCCGACAGATGTTGTAGCGGCTAGCTGA